In the genome of Scatophagus argus isolate fScaArg1 chromosome 20, fScaArg1.pri, whole genome shotgun sequence, the window TGGCGTCGAAGATAGCGGACGACTATATGGAGAAAATCCACAGCAACTCGTCGTCAGACAGCGAATATAAAGGTAAGGaaggaaactgtgtgtgtgtgtgtgtaagacgCAGTGATGGAGCTGCTCTGCTTTGGCCCTCTGCTTTCATACGGAACTTTTGGCTCCTGTAGCTCCTTAAAAAACGTGACTGTAGTTGTGACTGAGGTAGTCCGTTCAACCattgatttgttattttttctgcttcatttctGGATGTGGTTCATCTGCAGCTTGCTGgtattcatgttttcttcatctAAGTTTGATGATTTATAATTTGGGCAACCCTCAATAAATAATCATTAAAtagttaaagaaaaaagagtCATGGAGCTTTTGGTGGTACATTTAGTGTTTAGATGAAGGCGTGAAATTGAGTTCAATTGAATTTCAATGAAATTTCAATGAAAGCCAAGTTGCTTTTCAAAATAGTAGTGTGTTCACTTTGCTACGCTAAagcatttagaaacaaagaaactgaacatttaGAAACACAGAACATTTAGAAATAAAGACGTAAATATAACTAAAAAGGTCATCATTTGGAGACATTCTGGTCTTTTTCAGattatgtaataataataataatcataataagtatttttattgtacgaaaataaaataaataatctcatttttttaaataaattgaaaaaaggtgaaaaactGTAACATCTAAGGATCTTTTCAATAAAGTGACAGAACGTTTCATTAGTAGCAGGCCACCGGAAGCCACCAATAAGGAAAAATCGACCCGATCGTCCACTGCTGCATCATGGTGGTGGAAACATGAGATCAGTCCCCGCACGGTGACGGGCTAATGAGTTCATTTTCATTAAGTGTGTAcgtttaaataaataaataaatgaataaacaaaatcaacGGCTGCCTGTCTGCGTGCGTGAGAGGCGCGTTTCAAGCCTCGCATTAACAGAATCACCAGAAAGCATCTGTTGATGTCAGGGAGGTAAGAACGGGAGAGATGACAGGGTCGCCTCCAGATAAATGCCATCAAGGGCCTCTCTGTTTCCAATCATGTCAGCCATAACAGACATGTCACCTCCATTGACAGTTTAATGAAGCAGTGCCTGGAAAGAGGACGACCGCTGTAGGCTACAAGAACTAATAATTAATACATCAGAAAAATCAggcctattattattattattattattattattattattattattattattattattattattattattatcttgtGGTTATTTAATTCGCTTCTGGCCTCGCAATAGGTTTCACTTTTCTTGTAAAGCTATTGATACGGCGTCACGTCATCAATTTGCTCAACAAATTCCgcgtgcgcgcgtgcgtgtgcgCATGTGTCACAGAGCGGATGGAGACGCTCATCGACGCGCTGATTGATTGGAGAAGCCGCGGGGCCCACAGAGCGTCTGTATGGTAGCTTTGATTTCCACGACGCCGCTTCCTATAATATTTCAGGGATTTGATGCAATTTGTACCCGGCGCTAATCAGATTTGTAACCGCGCAAGGCCGCCCGGCTCTTGATTTCCACTCATTTCCACGGTCCTGTGAAGTTTCTGCGGTCGCGGTTGAAAGGCTCGTCCTTCCCTTGTGGCTCAATTAGGCGGATTATTGTGCTTCTTGAGACGACTCAACTATTCAACTACCAAGATCTCTCCCCTCGCTCgcttctccctccttttttctcttcttttctttcttgcttttcttttttttttttttcccagagaaTTGACTATAAGGAGTGTATATCAACACTCGCCCTGACATGACACcaagcagaaaaagaacaaagactgCGGGTCTACTGACGGCAGAGACATCAGATTGGAAGTGTGGATATTGGAAGAGCTTTTCATAACAATTTAAGACCAAATCAAATAGCTCCATATAGCCTATAGGCACTGTTTCCAGCGCCGCGATTTCACACTCAACACTGGAGAATGAGTTCCTTTCCccaaatatatgtatatatatattggtgctctttgtttttttttgtttggttttgttttgttttaccaaTGATGCCTTTGGTGCAATTTTTTTGaccaataattaaaaaaacgattgtagaaaaaaataacttccGCTTTTCTTTCACGTTAGTTTATCACACTTCAAACTTATAAAATTAGGCCTACATTTTATACAAATGAAGTGGGCTTCACCCCGTCAGAAAGGAGCAGCAAGATTATTATGTTTTTGATTAATTATTATCCtgttattataatattaaatcTAACTAATCAACCAACCAGTGCAGTCAGTTCAgcctttatttatatattccaTTGAATGCAACTCAAATTgcttttcaatttaaaaacagataatgaatgtgatgtgaaatcTGTAGTGATTTGATCCACCTcgactttatttcttttcttcttcttcttctttgttttggtctcttcTTGAATGTAATTCTTGATTAAACGAAAGCGCCGATGAAAAGCTGCAGCGGCATTAAACTGATCGGTTTCAGTGGATTTAGTGGTTTTCCTCATGTTCATCTGCCTTATATGAAACTGCTGCTCAGATTTATTTACGTGTATCGAGGTTGCCCGTCCAGACAAAGATGGATGTAGTGATATGTGATACAGGAAGAGGTCTTGGTTCTGGTCTCACCTTcctctgttcctttttttttgtcacccagtgaaagaggagggggaCAGGGAGATCTCCAGCAGTAGAGACAGCCCTCAGGTCCGGCTGAAGAAGCCCAGGAAGGCCCGGACGGCCTTCACGGACCACCAGCTGGCCCAGTTGGAGCGCAGCTTCGAGCGGCAGAAGTACCTGAGCGTCCAGGACCGCATGGAGCTGGCGGCTTCCCTCAACCTTACCGACACACAGGTCAAGACCTGGTACCAGAACCGGAGGTAAAGACACTGCTCGTGCTACTtaagagggagggggaggatgaggaggaggaggaggaggaggaggggtaaTTTGGTTTCTCAAAGCTGGCTCATAGATGGACACAGGGACGCCATGTTCTCCTTTCACCATCACACTGAAGGTGACATGATTTCAACGCGTACGAGTCACACTACATCtacaataaatcaaaacaaaaacaaacaaacaaacaaaaccagccaaaaaataattttaattccTCAGTTGTCATGAAAACAAATGCTGGCGTTTGACGAAGAGCAAGCTGAATCTGATTTTACACCGCGTTTTGACTTTGAACTGCTGACTGCTTGTCAGGATACTTTCAGATTCCTTCTCCTTCTGTAAAACCTTTAGCTTCAGCTTTGAAAGACATTCAGCAGCCATTATTATTAACTGACAGCTGACCACTGATATCTAGTTATGGGAAACACGTCACCCAGTTGTCATCTGGATAATCCCCACGATGAcgtttgtatttctgttgttAAGATCTTTGGGGGAGCATCCGTGATTTTTATTTGGAGGTTTGGCTCTGTGACGTGAAATTACCAGATGAATTACTGAGACTCAGTTATTTGAGAAGTTCGTCAGCTTTGAGTTTATGTCTTCATTTCTCAAGACTTTTTTGAGACTCCGatttaagacacacacacacacacacacacacacacacacacacacacacacacacaccacactgacCGTGCAAACAGTTTGAACACCGACACATCAACTacctgtaaataaataaaaactccaTGCAACAGTAAGAGAAACCGTCTTCGTcgatgtaaaaacatgttttctgctttttcgGTTGAATTATCTTTAGCCTTTATACAGTTTTGACTCTCGGGCAGATagatgacataaataaatataaaaacacaacactttgGGGTATGAATAATGCATcgttgcatgtgtgcatatcaATAATTCAAACAAACCACTATATCTACTCAATTATCTTTATTATGAATTATTCACCTGCATCGAGTGCATGCTGGCAGTCTAACAGACTTCACTGGGTGTGAACACAAGTGGCAGATTGGAGATTTTGGtgatttagaaaagaaaaaagaaaaaacaaacagatgtaGACCTCTTCCTGACGTCTAATTGGACCCCAGGTAAACAGATGGGGGTTGGTTTGGTGTGTCACATCCAAGCACACTCTCTATACGTGCATTTCTAGAAGAACACATGCTATAAAGGCTAAAACGGcgtctcttcttctcttccagGACAAAGTGGAAGAGGCAGACAGCGGTGGGGCTCGAGCTGCTGGCGGAAGCAGGAAACTACTCGGCCCTACAGAGGATGTTCCCATCCCCGTACTTCTACCCGCAGAGCCTGGTGTCAAACCTGGACCCGGGAGCAGCCCTCTATCTCTACAGGGGCCCCTCGGCGCCCCCGCCGGCCCTGCAGAGACCCCTGGTCCCGCGGATCCTGCTGCACGGCCTGCAGGGGGGCAGCGAGCCGCCCCCTCCGCCGCCTCCTCTGCCCCCCATGTCCGGCGTGCTTCCCCGGCCGGCTCAGCAGCGGTGAGCCGGCCCCTGCAGAGTTtggggttgttttgtttttttttttgcttttttttttttttttttttttaattttaattttattttttttgtacgCCGACCCTGGCAGCTTTGAACTCAttacaagaaaagaaacaaagactgaaaagaaaaagaaaagacaaagacgTGACAAACacgagaaaagaaaaagaaacaaactgttcAAGGCCTTTACATGGTGTGAAATGACCGACTTAGGCTGAAGCCTGTGGAGCTTTGTGACTCAGACTGTCTGTgtggaaggattttttttctgcttttattggGACATGAGccttatttataatttatttatttttcaatatgAATCAGAgcatctgtgtatttatttgagtcatgtttcagtattttcactgttttttccCAACAACAGATACAATTGTTGGTGGCACTTTGACCTACAGTTCACTGCTATTTAGACCccgattattattattattatgattatttgGACGCTTTTGGATAGTGGCAAAGGCGGAAACGAACCATGTAATCTGAATATAAGATAGTTACATGATCCAAAGGAACaattagaaacatttttttgtctttccaaatctgtttgattttttgttttcatgtgaacaaCAAGAGGATCAGCAGTCATAAACCTGTAAATaagaatattttgcattttattcgAAAGAGACTGATTTTAAAGAAactttttgttggtttgtttgatcTATTTAGTGTGTCTTTTTCAGACCACATTGATCCAGTTTAACATAATGGGCTAGATTAGCCACCAGAAACTATAAAAGGCGAACGaatcagaataaaaaataaataaataaataaatggagaaaaaagaaaacattttgtctgagAAAAGATGGACTACTTGCCTGGACCCACATGTTGGCACAAACACGAGAGCTACGGAAAGAGATAAATCTATATAAagtctttttcttgttcttagCTGAAGTTTTAGcggagtaaaaaaaaatgtcaagtaatttataaaaaacagttttattccTACAGAGGGGGGGGGAATGGGGGACGCAATCACCTcagtaatgtttttatttattttattttttttataattttttttataaaccGATAAGACTCGGGTCCACGTCCAGGTGTAACTGCCTGTTGATTTGCTATAGATGTATTTGAACAGACGTTGTGCATTACTTAGTTATTTCATATGAAGCCGTGATAACTCTTAATTGTTATACTCTCCTTTGGTGAAAATGTATATTACAGATATCAAACTTGTGGAGTGGTTCTCGTATATTTCCTggatcgttttttttttttgttttgattttatttatttatttttcccttttctccaGCTCCCTCCAAACCCAATTTcgtgaagtttttttttttcatttttttttttttttttttgtgaaattcacaacaaaagttggaCAGAAAAAGGGGGGTGTTTGATGTAAAAGAGAAATACTTTTATAAATGTGGAAATAAAAgtctttcattttaatcacGTGGCTGCTTGAATAtgtgtgagacaaaaaaaaaacaaaaaaagaaaacgccACGGGGCCCTCAGGTGGATTCAACACGTGGATTTAGGCTGTTCTTCTCAAATGGATTTCCCCACTTAAAACCTACAATATGTGGACGAACCAGCAGCGACACCCGATATGGTCTAATGCAACcaataataaacatgaaaacatcaggTGATAGTCCATCCACTGTACACTTTATCTTTAATCTAAAGCCATTTTTAGGATACGAAGGATCACACAGGTAGTGGTGGataatattgttttcttttaataattattacaattattatttgAGCAAACAGATATGTCCCTAAGGCTTTGGCGACAAAAAGACGCAATAATATTTGGTGTAAAAGTGtagaaatgtcacattttcacactcCAGTTTGGAAGCAGATTAAAAGCATGTGTAACTGACCAAATCAAAAGTTTAGATATCTGACATCGAAAACTAAAGCAGGCCTTAAACATtagcagtgtttttattattattagttatgtTACTATAAAGTGTTCTGAACACATATCAGTGTCAATGAGCAAAGTTTGAAGAGACGGGTCGCGTGgctttaattaaacatttctgCAAGGAGCTcgaaaataaacacaattttaagGGCCCGCGGCTTTTCTATTAGAGGAAAACGTGTTGAGAGTGAATCTGAACACGTCTCTCAAACGACTTTCCCCTTCACTGTTTGGTTTCGTGTCgttgatttaatttgtttaatgttgAGATGAGGGCGTGAAAAAAAGTTAATCAGGGTGTCAGCGGTGGAGCAAGTACTTTAACATCCGTTTTCTTAACCTTTTCTAAAGAAGAGCGGAGATTTGCAGAAAGATTTGACGTTTTAGGTTTTAAGTTCgatttaattacaaaaaatattggCTTTTTATTAGCCTACTTATTGAATGCATTCcgttttatttttgcctttttaacgGTATAAATGTATGAGCACAGTTTGCATTGCAAGATGAATAAAGGAAGGTGAAAAGTTGCCTTTGGGAATTGATAGCAAACACAAGCGCGCACACGTAGTACGCgcactctctccctcacacacaagTGCAATCAAAGATCAATTCCAGCTAATGTCTTCAGAGAAGGGCCAACAAAGCAGAAGGGTGTTCTGGGTGTTCTGTCCAAAATGGAGGCCCTGTCCTGttcccctcccccccctcccaccctgcCTCACTATTCCCACTTTCCTAAATTAACAGCAGCAACTCCAATTCGTTTTCCACAAACAATGCAGtagatgaaatattaatgttatgTGCGCAATTGTTTAAGTGCCCTAAATGATCCCATTTGGAAATTGATTGTTTCCATCCTTCTTTTCCTTGAGGGTGCTGAATGTGCGCTTCTCTGCCAAACAGCTCCAACAGCTGGTGACCGGGCTGGAGCTGACTGCAGACCGGGGATCAGCGTGGGGACAGCTGGTCAGCggctcctccaccaccaccaccaccaccaacacccctccctcctccatacAAATTTCACCCAACCACCAACCTCACTCTCCCCCTCCAAGTCTATGAGGACCCAAGTTATCCGGCCGTGGCGCGTTGGGGGTTAAAGGAGTTCAGGCTGACGGACAAGACTTGGCGTGTACGATGTTAACGATTAGACAAAAGACTTTAATAGGTTTTAATTGAAAGTCGATAATGGGTTTGATAGCCAGCTCCCCCTGCTGTCATCCACGCATGGCACCTGTTATCCGGGGCCTCCACTTAGTGGCTGACCACGCCGTGAAATATCAGACTGACTGGCGCTTTTTATGATGCGTaaaattgcattaaaaataCAGAGGGCCGAGCCGAGTTTGGAaagtgaagagaggaaaaaaaggggaagGGAACAAATCAAACACCTCCCAACTTGCCAAAAGATCATTACAGTCCCATCACGAGAATCCGTGACCGATTCAGATAACGACGACCCTTTTTTACGAAAAAGGGGGTTATTCTTGCAAAGTGCACAGCTGATTATATAAGGAAAAGCCCCCGTGTGTCTTGTTGGATGACTcggagattttttttttcttttctttgcatgtgAAAGGCTGGTGGTAAATCCCCCGGCTCTTACCGTGGATTGTCCCCGGCTCAGGGTTAATGAAGTGCGGATGGAGTCTCGTTGAGCTCCcgacagacaaaaaaaaaaaggtttgaacCCAGAGGATCAGCGACTCTGCTTAATCCCATGGACTcctaataataatattattcaAAAgaaagaacta includes:
- the barhl1b gene encoding barH-like homeobox 1b, producing MEASANGSSFGIDSLLSHRPGSPVSKGDSLVGECRSPLEFSPRSDVESGCSSPPSPRRECVDEVAQRQSHGVGLPPHLQHAQISAGSQQRTVTSSFLIRDILADCKPLAACAPYSSNGQPTQEAGRLASKIADDYMEKIHSNSSSDSEYKVKEEGDREISSSRDSPQVRLKKPRKARTAFTDHQLAQLERSFERQKYLSVQDRMELAASLNLTDTQVKTWYQNRRTKWKRQTAVGLELLAEAGNYSALQRMFPSPYFYPQSLVSNLDPGAALYLYRGPSAPPPALQRPLVPRILLHGLQGGSEPPPPPPPLPPMSGVLPRPAQQR